A DNA window from Ranitomeya imitator isolate aRanImi1 chromosome 2, aRanImi1.pri, whole genome shotgun sequence contains the following coding sequences:
- the LOC138667517 gene encoding uncharacterized protein — protein sequence MQAPSVSGGRRSTYKYAKALSFLRSTMVTGGTVGSTQEPAAQLNTVGAIPQEAATEGHFDSEGPSAPSHSAPSHSAPSHTLDRSVPSANAGASWPVPLHVSAGEDIAFPVPNPSAAATSSTPVASGRQRQSGQVQCYAPEFLHLNASFQNCLKVLSEQMAAGFNFINKSILEMHTLLVTMRSEARQSPNNTFFQSVLEQMETLSTSQPRQIMQSCQSTLALIASKADALATHAATAPPSSTVHHYSHYHPPDPYHQLARAPSHQPHHQPHRAHTPSHQPQHSQRPRAPYHQPHYQHPIRAPSHPYDDPDPYHFPSTSSEPPLPAHYQKPLSPPSQPSSPPLTAFASAFQSSQNISYTPPSYQIPNPNPTFLSTHSIAFSTPSPLPIDPSPPPTHSSLHTPTVNVSLSDSPYSTISTPTYSNL from the exons atgcaggccccgagtgtatctggaggacgcaggagcacataCAAGTATGCcaaagccctgtcgttcctcaggtcaacgatggtgacaggagg caccgtcggcagcactcaggagcctgcagcacagttgaatactgttggggcgatccctcaggaggccgccaccgagggacactttgacagtgagggcccctctgcaccttcccactccgcACCTTCCCACTCCGCGCCTTCCCACACATTGGATCGCTCTGTCCCATCCGCgaacgctggagcatcctggccggttccattgcatgtatctgctggtgaggatatagcgtttcctgtacccaacCCCTCTGCTGCTgctacctctagtacacctgtagcatctgGGCGCCAGCGGCAGAGTGGTCAGGTACAGTGTTATGCTCCCGAAttcttacacctgaacgcatccttccagaactgtttgaaagttttgtccgagcaaatggctgcaggttttaatttcataaataaaagtatactcgagatgcatacacttctggtaacgatgcgttcagaggcaagacagtcaccgaacaacacttttttccagtcggtacttgagcaaatggagactttATCTACTTCTCAGCCGAGGCAAATAATGCAATCCTGCCAGtcaactctagcgctcattgcctcaaaagccgatgctcttgccacccatgctgcgactgcccccccttcctccactgtccatcactacagccactaccatcctcctgacccgtaccaccaacttgcccgtgccccatcccaccaacccCACCATCAACCACATCGTGCCCATaccccgtcccaccagccacaacactCACAGCGTCCCCGTGCCCCttaccaccagccacactaccagcatcccatccgtgccccttcccacccatatgatgatcctgacccataccacttcccatctacATCATCcgagcctcctctccctgcccactaccaaaagcctctttcacctccttcccaaccctcttctccacccctcACTGCTTTTGCTTCTGCCTtccaatcctcccaaaacatcagctacacccctccttcctaccaaattcctaaccccaatcccactttcctgtccacccactcaattgccttctccactccttcaccactacctattgatccttccccaccaccaacacattcctctctccacactcccactgtcaatGTGTCCCTATCCGACAGCCCCTACAGCACAATCTCCACCCCGACTTATTCCAATCTCTAG